The following are from one region of the Synergistaceae bacterium genome:
- a CDS encoding 3-isopropylmalate dehydratase small subunit has product MQKVLTGKCIVIGDNIDTDQIYPGRFLAITDPKEIGSHCLCGVNEDIAANFPAGGFVVAGRNFGCGSSREHAPIALLNMGARAVLADSFARIFFRNAVNLGLLPIVCKGINQHVKAGETLTLDLEAGTVKSEDTGEIFPCEKLGDQAMKILEAGGIKPLMRAKFAGKS; this is encoded by the coding sequence ATGCAGAAAGTTTTGACGGGAAAATGTATCGTAATCGGCGACAATATCGACACGGATCAGATTTACCCCGGGCGTTTCCTCGCAATCACTGACCCGAAAGAGATCGGCTCTCACTGCCTCTGCGGTGTGAATGAGGACATAGCCGCGAATTTTCCGGCGGGGGGATTCGTTGTTGCCGGGCGGAATTTCGGGTGCGGGTCATCGCGGGAACATGCCCCGATTGCCCTGCTCAACATGGGAGCGCGGGCGGTGCTTGCTGATTCGTTCGCAAGAATCTTTTTCCGCAACGCCGTGAATTTGGGATTATTGCCGATAGTCTGCAAGGGTATCAATCAGCACGTGAAGGCCGGGGAGACTCTCACGCTTGACCTTGAAGCAGGGACCGTGAAATCTGAGGACACCGGGGAAATTTTCCCGTGCGAGAAGCTCGGAGATCAGGCCATGAAGATTCTTGAGGCCGGGGGAATCAAGCCGTTAATGCGCGCTAAGTTTGCCGGGAAATCATGA
- a CDS encoding 3-isopropylmalate dehydratase large subunit: MHAIEKILMRNSGKSSIQTGEIVSAKIDFAEINDLYLQTVYSFYEMGGVKVWDNTRCAFVFDHYAPCPDIKSAENHKAMREFAVKNNLKYHFDTNAGVCHQVLAEAGLIYPGMIVVETDSHTTTQGAFGAMGTGCGATDMATILMTGELWFRVPEVIEVRLEGETPKGVFPKDVVLAVLGRIRADGAVYKAIDFTGSYVDGLNVAGRMTICNMAVEMGAKTAYMQPNDDVIAFVSKRAVRPYEVQHTDKGYKYAESYIFDVSTLEPELACPSSVENVHTLRSVVAEGDVKLNQGYIGSCTGGRVEDIEIAAKILRGKHIPEYTRLVVIPASREVMLECIARGYITDLMNAGATISTPGCGACLGAHEGILAPGEVCITSTNRNFPGRMGSTEALMYLASPATVAASMLNGKITDPREYLG; the protein is encoded by the coding sequence TTGCACGCCATCGAAAAAATTTTGATGAGGAACAGCGGAAAATCATCCATTCAGACAGGCGAAATAGTCAGCGCAAAAATTGACTTTGCCGAAATCAACGACTTGTATTTGCAGACTGTCTACTCATTCTACGAGATGGGCGGGGTAAAAGTCTGGGACAATACGCGGTGCGCTTTCGTGTTTGATCATTACGCCCCATGCCCCGACATTAAGAGCGCGGAAAATCACAAGGCCATGCGCGAATTTGCCGTGAAGAATAATCTGAAGTATCACTTTGACACAAACGCCGGAGTCTGTCATCAGGTCTTGGCGGAAGCCGGACTCATCTATCCGGGGATGATTGTTGTTGAGACTGACAGCCACACCACGACTCAGGGGGCTTTCGGCGCAATGGGTACGGGCTGCGGTGCTACCGACATGGCTACGATTCTGATGACCGGGGAATTATGGTTCAGAGTCCCGGAAGTTATCGAGGTCAGATTAGAGGGCGAGACTCCCAAGGGCGTTTTCCCGAAAGATGTCGTACTCGCTGTGCTTGGGAGAATACGCGCTGACGGTGCTGTCTACAAGGCAATCGATTTCACAGGAAGCTACGTTGACGGGCTTAACGTTGCCGGGAGAATGACAATCTGCAACATGGCCGTAGAAATGGGCGCGAAAACTGCCTACATGCAGCCGAATGATGATGTGATTGCTTTCGTCAGCAAAAGAGCCGTAAGACCGTATGAAGTCCAGCACACCGACAAGGGCTATAAGTACGCCGAGAGCTATATATTTGACGTGTCGACATTAGAGCCGGAATTAGCATGTCCCAGCAGTGTCGAGAACGTTCACACACTGAGGAGCGTTGTTGCTGAGGGAGACGTGAAACTCAACCAGGGCTATATAGGCTCATGCACGGGCGGAAGAGTCGAGGATATAGAGATCGCCGCAAAGATTCTCAGAGGCAAACACATTCCCGAATACACGCGGCTTGTTGTGATTCCGGCCTCCCGTGAAGTAATGCTTGAGTGCATAGCAAGAGGATATATCACGGACTTAATGAACGCGGGCGCAACGATTTCGACTCCGGGCTGCGGGGCGTGCCTCGGAGCGCATGAAGGGATACTTGCTCCGGGGGAAGTCTGCATTACCAGCACGAACAGGAATTTCCCCGGCCGCATGGGTTCAACGGAAGCATTGATGTACCTTGCGAGTCCTGCGACTGTCGCGGCAAGTATGCTGAACGGGAAAATCACAGACCCCCGCGAATATCTCGGCTAA